Proteins encoded within one genomic window of Rhinoderma darwinii isolate aRhiDar2 chromosome 5, aRhiDar2.hap1, whole genome shotgun sequence:
- the LOC142652259 gene encoding cyclic nucleotide-binding domain-containing protein 2-like: MSPAETLDVSPDSRMRCKTFQHLVRRVSLLQLSIRCFIRTAEEGRGSSFWGNVEVSGFPSQERGYDNQEKDGKKKKRKKKEDVALAFDTTFFKSQYEFTFPEKAIEVALQRPEDRLDHDIRYIRSMMMGILSFRRYSTQMQHMLARVVYYRRFGRGRVIVRKGHRGDSFYFVFSGVIAVTQDEDGSSALLDPEPILLHKGASFGEVALLKGLRRNATVICMEDTEFLVVDRAEFFQNKLDQELQKELQYRFQFFRSLDLFCTWSDPTLETLADHCKTKECNHSQVMVTDTHQTKNIIFVTKGRCEVLRLVDLSQCPSFHKWIKQHQPLLGQSTLLNSTGRTSGEQRTHDLSSAGGSEPSDTSNGRRTFSLEDLASQYDLLLSTEYPRNLQLPGDLMAAVYLRIDSLQPGQYFRGVDVDYIECCFEKKGRPLHDQSLSFLTAPAQRDPRSMVIISQGAEVIRIKLDKFSELADLPTLKKLKEKMVQYPSDDHLCRVFLEQNRWKVFKSDLVSHLSSSPKRHPKHDPRRDNPTAAHKLQSADKRGVLHLGNHKARPEKVWTTTIRQKISERSKDVAPREQAPIRLIHGIDIPKLCGKRIMW, translated from the exons AGATGCTTCATCCGGACTGCGGAGGAGGGGCGAGGATCTTCTTTCTGGGGGAATGTCGAGGTGTCCGGATTTCCGTCTCAGGAGCGCGGTTATGACAATCAG GAGAAAGACggtaagaagaagaagaggaagaagaaggagGACGTGGCGCTGGCGTTTGACACGACTTTCTTTAAGagtcagtatgag TTCACTTTCCCTGAGAAGGCGATtgaggtggcgctgcagaggCCGGAGGATCGCTTGGATCACGACATCCGCTACATCCGCAGTATGATGATGGGGATCCTGAGCTTCCGCAGATACAGCACTCAGATGCAGCACATGCTGGCGAGGGTCGTCTATTACAGGAG GTTCGGGCGCGGACGCGTCATTGTGAGGAAGGGGCATCGGGGCGACAGCTTCTACTTTGTCTTCTCGGGCGTCATCGCCGTCACACAAGATGAGGATGGCAGCAGCGCCCTCCTGGACCCGGAGCCCATCCTGCTGCACAAAGGGGCCAGTTTTGGG GAAGTGGCTTTGCTGAAAGGTCTGAGGAGAAACGCTACGGTCATCTGTATGGAGGACACCGAGTTCCTGGTGGTGGATCGGGCAGAATTTTTCCAGAATAAACTGGACCAGGAACTCCAGAAAGAGCTGCAGTATCGATTCCAGTTCTTCAG ATCACTGGATCTTTTCTGCACTTGGTCTGATCCGACCCTGGAGACGCTGGCCGACCACTGCAAGACCAAAGAATGTAACCACAGCCAAGTCATGGTGACCGACACCCACCAGACCAAAAACATCATCTTCGTTACAAAG GGCCGATGTGAAGTTCTGCGTCTGGTGGATCTCAGCCAGTGTCCATCATTCCATAAGTGGATCAAACAACACCAACCTCTGCTGGGGCAATCCACTCTGCTCAACTCCACAG GGAGGACATCTGGAGAGCAGAGAACTCATGACCTCTCATCCGCGGGAGGCAGTGAACCCTCAGACACCAGTAATGGAAGGAG GACCTTCTCCCTGGAAGATCTGGCCTCTCAATATGACCTTCTGCTGTCTACTGAATATCCCAGAAATCTGCAGTTACCTGGTGACCTCATGGCGGCCGTCTACCTGAGGATTGATTCCCTGCAGCCCGGCCAGTACTTT AGAGGTGTGGACGTAGATTACATCGAGTGCTGCTTCGAGAAGAAGGGACGACCGCTGCATGATCAG AGTCTCAGCTTCCTGACAGCTCCAGCCCAGAGAGACCCCCGCTCCATGGTCATCATCAGTCAGGGAGCCGAGGTCATTCGTATAAAACTGGACAAGTTCTCCGAGCTGGCGGATCTCCCCACCTTAAAGAAGCTGAAGGAGAAGATGGTGCAGTACCCCAG TGACGATCATCTGTGCAGAGTTTTCCTGGAGCAGAATCGATGGAAAGTCTTTAAGTCGGATTTGGTCAGTCACCTCAGCTCCTCCCCCAAACGCCATCCAAAACACGACCCTCGCCGAGACAACCCCACAGCAGCACATAAGCTCCAGAGTGCAGACAAGAGGGGAGTCCTGCACCTGGGGAACCACAAGGCAAGACCTGAGAAG GTCTGGACAACCACAATAAGACAGAAGATCTCAGAACGCAGCAAAGACGTCGCTCCTCGCGAACAAGCTCCGATCCGCCTGATTCACGGGATTGATATCCCTAAGCTGTGCGGCAAGAGAATCATGTGGTGA